CTATCTTCAATATATTTTAAAATAAAAACATATAAAAACATTTTATTTAAGGACATAAAATTATCTTTAGCTATCCTTATAAAATTTTGATTAACACCCTTTAAAGTGCCTTCATTAACTTTGTGTAAAAAAGAATTTCCATTAAAAAGCAAAAGACTGGTATTGGGAAAAATTAAATATTCGGCTTTATTAATATACCTGATGCTACCCTTGTAAACATTGATAAAATAATTGTTAAAATAATCGCTATTGGCATAAAATTTTGATGTATTTTCAGCTTTAAACAGATTATTATCTATTATAACAGAAAATGAAGACCCTTTAACAATGTTATGAATCATAGCATCAACACTTCCTCTAAATAAATATATTTTTGCATCTTGCAAATCTTTAAGAGAAGAATAAAAAACCAAACTATTTGTATTGGAATAAAAAACTAAATCTGCAGAAATGCCATTTATTTCATATAAATTTATTTTAAGCCTTGAATTTTCTCCAACTTCAATAAAATCATATTCAAAAATTTCATCATCTAAATCCAACTTAACAGGAAATGTATTTCTAACAACACTAACTTTACCTTCTATTTCTTTTACAACTGCCACTTGAGAAAATAAAGCTCTATTTGAAAGTAATATTAAAAGGATAAAATGATATATTCTAAAAATATAGTTCTCCTGATCTTTGAAAAACTCATAAGTTTAATTATACCTTGTTTTACATAAATTTATTACACTTTGAACAATGATAAAAAAGAAGTATAATTTACTTTAAGAATTAAAAATATTGAGTTTTTATTGACATACTATAATTGCTATACTAATAAAATAGTTAAAGTAAGAACTTTAATATTTAGGGATTCTTACTTTAAAAAGAATAGAAGCCAAGTTATTAGAAGGGTGTATTTATGAATATAAAGAATAAATTAATATCGCTGCTGCAAATTGCAGTAGCCATCTCTTTTATTGCATGCAAAACGCCTCCAGAATCAAGAGAGAGTAAAAATGCCAAAATTGCACAACCAGATAATAAAAATTTTAAATTAAGAGATATAAAAGACGTTAAAAATGAACTAATAAGAGAACGGGGGCATCTTTTTTATTCAAAAGAATTTAATGAAGCTGAAAAACTAGAAGAAGCAATGAAACAAAGCTTTTCTAAAAAACAAGCAATAGAGGGGAATGAAATTGCACTAAAAGTACTTGAAAGATATAAAACAATAATAAAAGAAACGAGGGAAAAAAAAGAAAAAACAAACTACCTTAAAGAAAATATTGAAAAGTATCTAAACGATGCAGAAGCAAATGAGGCATATATATGGATTCCGCTGGAAATTGACGAAGTAAATAACTTGTATTTTGAAGCAACAAGAAAATATAAAAATTACGATCTTGATAATGCCCTTGACATGTATAGCAAGGCCTTTAACAGAGCACAACAAGCAGCAAAAAATGCTAAAGAAGCTAAGGCTTTAAAAGAAACTGACGAGAGAATGTACAAACAGTTAAAAGCACTTGAAGCAGCTTCCAACTTGCCAATTTATAGCAATAATAAGCTTATAAAGCCATCTCCATGGAATGGCAGAGCATTCATTAAAGAAAGAAACAGTCACTTAAACCTTTTAAATACCAATAAAAACACTTATCTTCTTGGAGAAGCAGAAGCTTCTATTCCAATAGTACTCGCATTCGAAGAAAAGGTAGAAATAGCAAAAAACTCCAAACTTCAAGAACAATTCAAAACACTAGAACTTATTGAACAATCAAGAACATTGTGGGAAAAAGGGGTTGAAGCTAAACATGTAAAAAACTTTAGACTTGCCAATGAATTATTTTTAGAATCTGCAAGATACCTTCAAGCCTATCAAAGCAATGCAAGCAGTGAGCTTTATGTAATAAAAATAGGCAATACCTTATGGGGAATTTCTAAAAAATTATACAACGATCCTTACTTATGGCCAAAAATTTGGTTTGCCAATAGACAAAAAATACAAAATCCAGATCTAATTCATTCTAACTGGAAAATAATAATTCCTGCCAAATAGACAAATAAAACAAGAAAGCAAGGCTTTAGCCTTGCTTTCTTGTTTTATATCTAATAAAATTAAATAATAAAAATATTCTAAAAGAGAGAAAAAATGAAAAAGCTAATATTACTAAGCTTAATATTTATTTCTTGCTATACGATTAACTTAGAAAAATTGACAAAAGAAACTCCTTATGGAGTTTATCTAAGAGAGGCTCAAAAAGCTGTCAATGTTAATGATTATAACTCTGCTTTAAAAGCATACGAAAAAATGATTCAGAATTTCACTCATAATCCCAATATAGTTGCTACTGGCAAATATGAAATTGCATTCATATACTATGCAACAAACAAAACAGAAAAAGCAAAAAAAATCTTTGAAGAGTTAGTAGAAAATAATATGAAAATGCCTAAATGGATTAAACCTTTAGCTAAAAAAATATTAAATAAAATAGAAAATAATAAAAAATACTAATTTAAGAAATAAAATTTTTTACTAGAATATTATTCCATAAATTGTAATGTCTTTTTCCTTTGCAGAATTGATAACATCTTTATAAACAACAGACCCTCTTGGATACTCGTGAGGGGGTGAATCTCCTATAACAATAATAAATCTTCTTTCTGCCCGCCAATCAAACTGAGTCACAGCAGCATCAATGCCCTCAAACACAGCTTCTGGATAATCCCCGCCACCACCAACATTAACATACTTAAGAATGTTATTTAAATAAGGAATAGTATTAAAATCAAAAGCTTTGGTTAAAAAATCTTCAAGATAGTCTTTATAAAAAACAAGACCTATTCTGTAGGATTTAAATTTTTGAAGTTGAGGTTCTATTATTGAAAACAAATGCTCTTTTAGAATCTCAATATTGCTTTTCATACTGTCAGTAACGTCAACAACAAGCACTAAATCTAAATCATAAACTGAATCTTCCGAGTTTTTCAAAATTTTATTTATTTTATTAACAATATCAATGCCATTATTGGCAATAACAACCTCATCCGAAAATTTTGTAAAAGTATCTTTTAATTCATTAAATTCAATTTTACCTTGATTTTGGTCATCCTTGAAAAGCAATTCATAAGCATTGTCTTGATACCTGCCCAAATAATCATTATATTTTTTTTCAAAAGATCTTATAGAAAACCAAAAGGGCTCTTTTTTGCTTTTTAATATTTCTAAGTCAATCTCACCACTTCTTGTTGAAAAATTTGGAAATCCATATTTTAATTTTTTTGGAATCAATATATGAAAAGCTTCTCCAAACTTTTTATTAGGAACAGGAGTGGAAGATGTCAACGATAAAAGCTCTTTATTCTTAATAACTCTTCCATTTAAAATCCGAATTTCATCTCCATTAATCTTATTATAACTTAATGTACGAAATGAATAAGTGGCTACATCTTTTTTCTTATCAGGAATTTCAAAAGACTCCGTCAATATTACCGATTTGATTGCAGGTTTTTTTCTAATAAAAAGATGAAATCCTTCTTCATGAGCCTCAACATAAACATCATCAATACCTATTTTCAAAGAACTATCTTCAAATCCAAACAAATAAAAGCTAGCAAAAAGAAATAAAAAAATTTTCTTCATAAGGAAACCACCCTCATAAATAACTCAAAAGCAATAAACAGGATCATAATTAAAGTTTTTCGGATAAATTTTCATAAAATAAAACATTAAATTTAGAAAAACTATTCTTAAAAATATTTCTTAGATTTAAACTAGCAAGATCTTTTTTAACACTTTTTACCATATCTTCATTCCTATTTAATATATCAAAAATCTTAGCTGATTCGCTTAAATTACTAACTCCAGAATTAAAAAGTTTAGTATCTCTTATGGATGAAAAAGAGGCCAGTACTTCTA
This genomic interval from Borreliella andersonii contains the following:
- a CDS encoding LysM peptidoglycan-binding domain-containing protein, with the translated sequence MNIKNKLISLLQIAVAISFIACKTPPESRESKNAKIAQPDNKNFKLRDIKDVKNELIRERGHLFYSKEFNEAEKLEEAMKQSFSKKQAIEGNEIALKVLERYKTIIKETREKKEKTNYLKENIEKYLNDAEANEAYIWIPLEIDEVNNLYFEATRKYKNYDLDNALDMYSKAFNRAQQAAKNAKEAKALKETDERMYKQLKALEAASNLPIYSNNKLIKPSPWNGRAFIKERNSHLNLLNTNKNTYLLGEAEASIPIVLAFEEKVEIAKNSKLQEQFKTLELIEQSRTLWEKGVEAKHVKNFRLANELFLESARYLQAYQSNASSELYVIKIGNTLWGISKKLYNDPYLWPKIWFANRQKIQNPDLIHSNWKIIIPAK
- the bamD gene encoding outer membrane protein assembly factor BamD: MKKLILLSLIFISCYTINLEKLTKETPYGVYLREAQKAVNVNDYNSALKAYEKMIQNFTHNPNIVATGKYEIAFIYYATNKTEKAKKIFEELVENNMKMPKWIKPLAKKILNKIENNKKY
- a CDS encoding VWA domain-containing protein is translated as MKKIFLFLFASFYLFGFEDSSLKIGIDDVYVEAHEEGFHLFIRKKPAIKSVILTESFEIPDKKKDVATYSFRTLSYNKINGDEIRILNGRVIKNKELLSLTSSTPVPNKKFGEAFHILIPKKLKYGFPNFSTRSGEIDLEILKSKKEPFWFSIRSFEKKYNDYLGRYQDNAYELLFKDDQNQGKIEFNELKDTFTKFSDEVVIANNGIDIVNKINKILKNSEDSVYDLDLVLVVDVTDSMKSNIEILKEHLFSIIEPQLQKFKSYRIGLVFYKDYLEDFLTKAFDFNTIPYLNNILKYVNVGGGGDYPEAVFEGIDAAVTQFDWRAERRFIIVIGDSPPHEYPRGSVVYKDVINSAKEKDITIYGIIF